The nucleotide sequence TTAATAAACAAAAATCAAAGCAAACAGAAATAGAATGTTTTTTAGACAGCGAACTTATTGTAAAACAGTTAAGCCATCAATATAAAATTGAAAATGAAAATATGCAAAAATTTTTTTTAACAGTTTGGAATTTAATACTGGATTTTAAATCAGTTTCTTTTTATCATATACCAAGAGAACAAAACAAAGAAGCGGATAAATTGGCAAATCAAGGCATAGACAATAAATCTGGAGACGGCGGGTTAATTTAAAAATATATTTTAAGCTTAAATTCTATTCC is from Patescibacteria group bacterium and encodes:
- a CDS encoding ribonuclease HI family protein, which produces MQKVIIYTDGAARGNPGPAGIGILIKNIGDDKKYCEYIGETTNNEAEYRALIFGLKKTKSLLNKQKSKQTEIECFLDSELIVKQLSHQYKIENENMQKFFLTVWNLILDFKSVSFYHIPREQNKEADKLANQGIDNKSGDGGLI